GAGCCACAGACATCCATTATTAGAACCCTAATCAATAATCTTCCGTGTTTAGTAAAAATAATGGGTCATCAACAAAAAAGAACTTGCTGATTTGTTTTGAAATGATTTTGTCTCTGAATTAGAACAGGGGTGTTCAAGAATCAAGTGTAACAAACTCaaatgtgtgtgtttttttcttttaaataaccGATGACTCTGTCTGTATTTGTTAAATGGATAAACATGAGATACAGTAATTGAACTTATAATCAATACATTagataagttaaagtttcaTAAACGTGATAGAAATTTGAACTTAATCTTttactttaaaagttttaatatttaatcaattttgttaatctttaAGATGAAACTCAAGGTGTTCTTTGCTTTTAGAAATCAGAAATATGATGGGTAGGggtagggttggactcgagccgaatcagctcgagctcgagctcggcttggctctgtttgagcccgaaacgagccgggctctactcggctcgatcgagctctagccgagcttgagctgactcgggttggctcggtaattttttttttaaaattttttatacaaaacgacatcgttttgatctatatatatatatatatatacaaaacgatatcattttgatataaaaaacgagtcgagccgagccgaactcaagccggccataaataaaccgagccaAGCCtaagctggctgcgagccgagctcggctcgactcgaatccaaccctaggtAGGGGATTATCTTCCCAACATGCTGCTGCCAAAATACTATTACTGTACATGGTTGATTGATCCTCCTCTATATCTTGTGTTGTGTAGGTTCGGCTTGTCTTAACTTTGTTCTTAGGTTGCCCTTCCTTGTGGGGAGAGTTTGTTTAGGTTATTCTTGTGCCCTTCCTTTGGAGGGgtcattatttttctattaatattaccatttacttaaaaaagaaaatactatTACCCTTACTCGTCTTTTGATGttgattaaacatttattatatcactgataccataatttaataaacttaTCTGTTTGtattgatagaaaattttcttatgtaaattaatattaattataattttgatttaataaaaataggtaattgaataatttaatatagtttataaATGAAGTTAAGTGGTCAAATAAAGATAAGtttaatatacttaaaagttataatcttattaatatgaattttaagattaattagatttttgatagaGTCTATTAACCTGTATATATTAACTAAATTTTCTCTCCAAAACTAATCCAGTATAAAACTAAAACTCTTAGGAAGGTTACAGATTCAGATTATATGGTAGTGATAAAGTAttcctataattttaaaatattttatttattattttataaattatacatagaTCTTATGATATCAAGAATAAAtcagttttatttaatttatacaaaataaatcttacaaaaCAAGTAACTTTTGAGACAAGaaatttctgcagaaatctTGCCATGAAGAGAGGATACCTCTTCCGAGGAAAATTGAGTTATGGTATGAGTGTGTCTTTTGCTTCTCTCTTTTATAGAAGATTTTGTAAGTTCCCCTCTAATCTACATTTAGATTCATCTGTCATCTCCATGATTGGCGTCTTCGTTGCTTGTAATTGCCGCAAGTCTCGACAAGTTCAATTATTAcaatgaaaaatcacatttgagTAATTGTTTTGCCTCTTGGGTTGTTGTGAATTTGAACATCCACAAAGCTGGAATTCAGTTTCACATTGTGATACATAAGCAATTGGATAGCTCAAATGATAATGGAGAAGCTCCAAGAATTAGAGCGTCTGGGTTTAAATCTCTGATAAAATTTCAACGATAAACTCTCCACTTTAATTCAGTGGTTGTGAAGTCTCTCGTTATTAAAAGTAACAGATAATATGTGTCCGACAGTCTGAACAGAAATTGTATGTAGAAATGATTTGTGTGgaaatttttaacaaagttaatcACGGATGAAAAACTCCTCATTTCCCTTTTCAGGCTTAGCAAGCCTGCGTAAAATTACACGAACAACAAAGCTTAGTCCCCAGTGGGAAGACTACTAAAGTTTCCATCATCAGTGAATAGTTTGTGCCACACTCATCCTCATCCTGCCATTACCCACTATAAGTTGTTCAGGCAACAGTTGAGAAATGAAGTAATTGAAATTAGAAACAACTACTAAAGTTACTTAATTCTTGGACAATCGCTTCCATAGATGGTCTCTCAGTAGGAGAATCATGGGTGCAAAGAAAAGCGATTCTTGTGAGTTTAGTTGCTTCGTATTCGAAGAACTTTCCATGGAGGTTTGGGTCGATAAAGTCTTGGAATTTGCATGACTCAGCTCCATGTTGGACCAAGCTGGTAACTTTCCGCTTCCCAGAGAGGACTTGTAAAACAAGCACCCCAAATGCATAAACATCGCTTTTCTCTGTGAATCGACCAGTGGTGGTGTACTCTGGAGCCAGGTAACCCATGGCAGCACTGGCCTTCAAGGCTGAGAAGACAATGTCATTGGTAAGAACGTTTGGCAGGCCAGAATCTGCAAGTAATGGGTTGTATCGCTGATCGATTAACACCTTCTCAGCCGAAATATTCTGGTGAACAAGAGGAGGTTTGTTCCCTTTGCACTTGTGTAAATGTGCTATACCTGCtccagaaaaaaatataagagaacaAAGCttggaaagaaaataaactcaGATTATGTTAGAAGGGGAAACTGACCTTTGGCAATGCCCTTGACAATAGAGACTCTAGTGGACCAATCGAGGACATGGCCATCACCATCCTTCACATCAAGATAGCGAAGCAAATTTCCATTGGGAACAAAATCATAAACGAGAAAGCACTCCCTGCGGCCCCTTGAACAGCAAAATCCTCTTAAAGTTACTATATTCTCATGCATCAAGGATGTCAAAATGTTTAGTCCCTTCAAAAACTCAGATTCATCTGACTTGCAACTAGTTTTACTGATGCTCTTTACAGCAACAACAGACCCATTTCTTAAAACCCCTTTATAGGTAGCAGAAAAGTTACTCTTGCCCAACAAATTCACCTCTGAGAAGTACTGAGTGGCTGTCTCAATCTCTTCAAGATTGAACCTAAAGCTCTGGAAGACTTCTTGAGCAAATCCATTGAGATTTCTACCATCGGCCAGTGGATCCCATCCATTTGCATACTCGAGGCTAATGAGAGGAGAGCCATTCTTCCTATAAACCCCCTTGGCCAGGTCATCACCAAGATGGCTGTCAACAATATCAAATGCATTTCCAAGCTTCTGTTTTCTGCGCCGATATTGTGTGAAGGTCAGAATAGCTAAAGCTAACAATGCAATGGTTACAACAATTGCACCAACAACAACAGATGCTTGATGAGATTTGGATGAATTTGAGCACGGAGTTTGGTTGCAAGGCAGCTGCAAATCTGCTGTCTCCGGTATGTTTCTTGTTGTACCAGTTCCAAAAGGTTCAGGTCTACTAGGATTGATGCTACTTGAAGCACTGCAAGCCTTCAACAAGTAAAACCCAGCTCCACATAGCTCCAGATTGTTTTCATATAGAAATCCTTCATTCAGTCTCTTCAAAGCTTCATTGACcacatcaaaacaaaatcaagttCCATTTACGTTTTTCAAGAAATCAGAGTAATTATCAACCAAACAATAGAATAAATCAAACGAAAGCTGTAGAAATTGGATTACCAGGAGGCACATTGCCAGACAGAGTATTGTTTCGAATGTCTAAAACTTCCAGAAGAGGAGCATCAGCTAATTTTTGCGGGATTGAACCGAATAAGCGATTGAAGCTCAAATCTAGTCTCCTTAACATACTCAGATCACCTAAACTTGCAGGGATTGCACCAGTGAGTTGATTAGATTGGAAAGCAACAACACTAAGCGTCTTCAAAGAACTAAGCTGGGTGGGTATGCTGCCTGTTAACTGGTTATAACAAAGCTGCAACACTACAAAGCATATGCAGAACCATAAATAAGTCACAGATTGGACACACAGCACCAAAATATAAAACCCAATAGAATATGCCAAGCAAGCTTCAAACTTTACAGAGAAAACACGGAAACTCAAAAATGAATGACTGTATATGGAACATATTCTGTTTGATTTCCAGAAGAAAATGTCTTATATTGACTCAAGGAAAAGAGTTTATATGGTCAGATTTATTGTGGAATAATGTACTTATATGTCTACTCGTACCTTTATATCAGAATCCAAACGTAGGAATTTTTTAGACAGTTTTCAGGTTCATCAAACAGTAAAGGAAACCTTGAAAATTATCAACTTGAGAAAATAGGAACATCCTATTGAGAGAAAGAAGGAGGCTGGtaaataaaataaccaaattgtgtcaaaacaaaaaacacataaaGTTGAAAACTTTTACCCCAATCCCCCAGTAACCATGAACAAACACAGACTAAACAATGCAACTCAGATTATATATTCAACAAAACCAGAAACCAACCTTGCAAGCTGCCCATGTTACCGATCTCAGGAGGAATATCGCCGGAGAGATTATTTACGTTCAAGTACAAATCTGTAAGCTCAGTCAAGTTGGCTATTTCACTTGGTATATCTCCATACAAAGAGTTATAATGCAAGTATAGTCCAGTCAAGTGCTTGAGGCCTGCAATGGCTGGAGACACCTTGCCATACAAACCCTTTCCTTGCAAGGAGATGTTGGCTACTTGGCCCTTCTCGTTGCACGCTATTCCTTCAAATGAACCATCGCATGGCTCACCATTGATTCTCCATGAAGAGAGATGCCTGCCCTCTGGGTCTAGAGACGCTTTAATGTCCATGAGTGTTCTCAGCTCTGTGTTTGCAGCAGCCACCCATGTTTGGTCCATGAAGTGAACAAGCAGGCAGAAGAGAAATAGCTTAGAACCCATGTCTGGTTTTGGttcaaaaatatcaaaagataTCTTGGTGACTCGGTCGCTCTCTCTGGTCACTGGTTTTTTCTTTGACTGAGCGGTTTTGATGCCTCTCTCTCAGTTTTCAGTATTCTCTTTCTCTCCTTATAATAAAGGGGAAAATGGTGAGGAAGAGACAAAGATGCAGAAAAGTTCATACATTCTCAGTAGGAGTGTGTACTCACTATATGGGAAAACCCAAAACaaggagaaagaaaatttttgatttttctgtTTGGACGCAATGACGATTTAAGATGGCCGTTGGATTATTTGACTTTTCTAATGAGCATGGGATTTGGTAGAGGCTCAGTTGCATATTAGTAATTTAGGTGATGAAGAATGCAGACTTGAGTTGACCATCACTGTGTTTAGCAGCTTCTGTAAAGgaagtttaaataaatatatttttgctgaattttataaattaataaaacaaataaatatatataattcaaaatttaaaatttttgcccGTTATGAATGAATGGgacaatatttgaatattaaattataccaataataaacataaatttataaataaaaaataatataattaaataaatttgaattaaaaataatataatattcaatcatataatgatatattatcgtttatatataaatttatatttattatttatgtatataatattactcaacaTCAAATTAATAACTAATCTTATACTCTCTTTTGAGTTAGACCATTCATTTTATTTGACTCCTAGTGAAATCATTTTCCCCTTAAGCTAGAGAGGATCCTcattgatatattaaaattaaacttttgatttatttaatgtaGTGTtcataacttataattattagtatcatacaatgaagatgaaaaaaatacatattataaagtgtattaaattaatacgattCAGTAAACGTATTATaagatacaatatataaattatgatataatacatgttatcaatataaattgatatactttaaaaaaaatgatgatataatagaaATGaagtatttgtgatattttttaaaatgataatttaccaattagattttttttattattttatttcttaaaaactgtatcatatgatacttgatatatgatatgaaaaattaaatttttgatatacgatatgatacgTGATTATAAGAATAATCACTGAATTAGATATTTTATCTGTTTAGTGTGATCAGTACAATGTTAAAAAACGGtttaactctttaaaaaaaaaaatctatatatatatatatataaaataatttttcttaaatatgttttttcttaaatgttttgaatttccttatacctaaatttgaaaaaaagaaggGAACATAatccatataaaataattttgtatttaaaatttaaataaaataattaataatagttAAGCAAATAAAGTCTATGCCACCTTGTCAATTATGGGTAGTCACATACAAAACTAACAGGCGCGTCTTTGTAGCAGTCCTCAAACCCGAGATGCCTAGAGAGTCGCAGGAATTCAAAAACTTGTGAATCCTGTACACTCAATCTTATGACAAGCCGTAGCCAGCCCTTGGCATTTTCCGTTAAAAGTTTTTGAAGgtcaaatgaaaacaaaatattaaccGTAGATATCTATTGAATCGGTTGACCGGATTGTAGGTGATGATGATAAGTTCAAACAAAATGCGGCATTACGATGATTGTGATTGGGCAACGGCTGGGGTATGTGCATTTATGGATTCGAAAGGGGCACAGCTAGTTCTATGTCAGAGACAGACAATACGACCACGAGCCTATACTGTCTTCGCCTGTATGTCCGCTATATGAGCTCTAATATTCtgttttttatttacttatatatatatatttttattttgatagcTTTGTCACGTTCTAGAATATATTTAGTTTCTGAGACAATTAAATTAATGGTAgaccaaaagacatattccctaCCAAAGGATAGTGAAATCTTGAATATATATtcactattttattaaatttaaatttttattagatttttttttaaattaaaaataaaataattatttagtgataatattaaaaaattacaattttattttctcccataagttttgaaaattaacaattttattttatttttaaaacttttctagttttaaaaaatagtttttcacCATAAATCTTTaagtttcttttctctctctctctctctgaaaaagttttgaaaatgaggtaaaattattagtttttaaatttttgggagaaaaaataaaattataattttttctaatattactagtaaaacaacaattttacccGTAATGTTAATAGaacattttaacaaaagttggaTGATAGAttagtgtttgagtttttaaaagttgacaaGTATGTGTTTGAGATTTCAAtataacttgggtgggaataagtcttttggtcttaaaagtaatactatacgtatctattttgaatatataaatatatacatacttatatatattattatatgattgagtgttattttattattaattcaaaatcattcaatcacataataacatatataaatgtgtatatatttatgtacctaaaataagtacacataattttattgttaaattaaagaGCCTAAATTATGAAAACTGATAGTTCAAGTGTCAAAAtcataagggaaaaaaaaacagtaactaaatttaaaaagttgtatAATACACATCATCTTAAGGTTTGTTAGAAGAACTTCGATCTAATATAATTccatatacaataaaattatgtgtataatttatatacaaataatgatatatcactatatgattgagtattattttatctttaattttgaactatctaattacatgatgacatatgattgttgtatacaaaattgtatatataatactttttttttttttcatatatactcTGCAATGAGTGTGTTATTGAATCAACTCATGAGTTGTCCAAAGTAAAATATcaaagtaaaatatcaatatattttaaaaaatttcacttacaattttttaattttaaatataagaagtaattaataaatatataa
The genomic region above belongs to Mangifera indica cultivar Alphonso chromosome 15, CATAS_Mindica_2.1, whole genome shotgun sequence and contains:
- the LOC123197495 gene encoding LRR receptor-like serine/threonine-protein kinase GSO1, which translates into the protein MGSKLFLFCLLVHFMDQTWVAAANTELRTLMDIKASLDPEGRHLSSWRINGEPCDGSFEGIACNEKGQVANISLQGKGLYGKVSPAIAGLKHLTGLYLHYNSLYGDIPSEIANLTELTDLYLNVNNLSGDIPPEIGNMGSLQVLQLCYNQLTGSIPTQLSSLKTLSVVAFQSNQLTGAIPASLGDLSMLRRLDLSFNRLFGSIPQKLADAPLLEVLDIRNNTLSGNVPPALKRLNEGFLYENNLELCGAGFYLLKACSASSSINPSRPEPFGTGTTRNIPETADLQLPCNQTPCSNSSKSHQASVVVGAIVVTIALLALAILTFTQYRRRKQKLGNAFDIVDSHLGDDLAKGVYRKNGSPLISLEYANGWDPLADGRNLNGFAQEVFQSFRFNLEEIETATQYFSEVNLLGKSNFSATYKGVLRNGSVVAVKSISKTSCKSDESEFLKGLNILTSLMHENIVTLRGFCCSRGRRECFLVYDFVPNGNLLRYLDVKDGDGHVLDWSTRVSIVKGIAKGIAHLHKCKGNKPPLVHQNISAEKVLIDQRYNPLLADSGLPNVLTNDIVFSALKASAAMGYLAPEYTTTGRFTEKSDVYAFGVLVLQVLSGKRKVTSLVQHGAESCKFQDFIDPNLHGKFFEYEATKLTRIAFLCTHDSPTERPSMEAIVQELSNFSSCF